Proteins encoded in a region of the Triticum dicoccoides isolate Atlit2015 ecotype Zavitan chromosome 3A, WEW_v2.0, whole genome shotgun sequence genome:
- the LOC119269956 gene encoding F-box protein SKP2A-like → MVNAQMVSGYLDNSFNALMVSGGGESGQTQNGGTDTTLSGWKDLPMELLLRIISVAGDDRMAIVASGVCTGWRDALGWGATSLSFSWCQDHMNELVISLAHKFTKLQVLSLRQIKPQLEDSAVEAVANSCHDLRELDLSRSFRLSDRSLYALAHGCPHLTRLNISGCSNFSDAALIYLTSQCKNLKCLNLCGCVRAASDRALQAIARNCSQLQSLNLGWCDTVTDGGVTSLASGCPELRAVDLCGCVLITDESVVALANGCPHLRSLGLYYCQNITDRAMYSLAENSRIRSKGMSWDTAKSSRGRDDKDGLASLNISQCTALTPPAVQAVCDSFPALHTCPERHSLIISGCLSLTAVHCACAHHRHRAGAGRAILSNHAY, encoded by the exons ATGGTCAATGCACAGATGGTGAGTGGGTACTTGGACAATTCGTTCAATGCACTCATGGTTTCTGGTGGCGGTGAGAGTGGACAGACACAGAATGGTGGCACGGACACCACCTTGTCAGGTTGGAAGGACCTCCCCATGGAGCTTCTGCTGAGGATCATATCAGTAGCTGGAGATGACAGGATGGCCATTGTAGCCTCCGGTGTTTGTACCGGGTGGCGTGATGCACTAGGATGGGGAGCCACGAGTCTCTCCTTCTCGTG GTGCCAGGACCACATGAATGAGTTGGTGATAtcactggcccacaaatttacaaagCTTCAAGTCCTTTCTCTAAGGCAAATCAAGCCTCAGCTTGAAGACAGTGCAGTGGAGGCTGTAGCAAATTCTTGTCATGATTTGCGCGAGTTGGATCTGAGCAGAAGCTTCAGGCTTAGCGATCGGTCCTTGTATGCTCTGGCACATGGGTGCCCTCACCTTACAAGGCTGAACATCAGTGGATGTTCCAATTTCAGTGATGCTGCTTTGATCTACCTCACTAGTCAGTGCAAGAACTTGAAATGCTTGAATCTGTGCGGGTGTGTGCGGGCAGCATCCGACAGAGCATTGCAG GCCATAGCCCGCAACTGTAGTCAGCTGCAATCTTTGAACCTTGGTTGGTGCGATACTGTCACTGACGGGGGAGTCACTAGCTTGGCATCAGGATGTCCTGAACTTAGGGCCGTCGACTTGTGTGGCTGTGTTCTTATAACAG ATGAGAGCGTGGTTGCTCTTGCAAACGGCTGCCCACACCTGCGTTCCCTGGGGCTGTACTACTGCCAGAACATCACCGACCGGGCCATGTACTCGCTGGCCGAGAACAGCCGCATCAGGAGCAAGGGCATGAGCTGGGACACGGCCAAGAGCAGCCGCGGCCGCGACGACAAGGACGGCCTCGCCAGCCTCAACATCAGCCAGTGCACCGCGCTGACGCCCCCGGCCGTGCAGGCGGTGTGCGACTCCTTCCCGGCGCTCCACACGTGCCCGGAGAGGCACTCCCTCATCATCAGCGGCTGCCTGAGCCTCACCGCCGTGCACTGCGCGTGCGCCCACCACCGGCACCGCGCCGGGGCCGGGAGAGCCATCCTGTCAAACCATGCCTACTGA
- the LOC119269958 gene encoding S-norcoclaurine synthase 1-like: MADPKPRNLGGSLPVPNVQDLAGRPDELTLTPTLLRRYVRPQPNTADLRPDAPAGEEQEHVPIIDLGRLLGPDDLAGGRDEEAARLRSACEDWGFFQVVNHGIPEETLEEMKRNVMGFFALPLAEKAAFAQRPGEIEGYGQAFVVSEEQTLDWADMFFLLTQPPSYRDLRLWPSNPSTFKNCLENYSAEVQRVAGELLGAMAENLGVRDHSDMTRLAASQSVRMNYYPPCPEAHVDSVLGLSPHSDAVGLTLLLQVSKVPGLQIRRKGGWVPVTPLPGALVVNVGDVIEVFTNGKYRSVEHRAVVNARHERMSIATFHSGKFGTMYGPLEEAVGDEEPRYRSISVEEYVKLVVSSKLDGKNIMDAMKID, encoded by the exons ATGGCCGACCCCAAGCCGCGGAACCTTGGCGGCTCGCTGCCCGTGCCCAACGTGCAGGACCTCGCCGGCCGCCCCGACGAGCTCACGCTCACGCCCACCCTCCTCCGTCGCTACGTGCGGCCTCAGCCCAACACGGCCGACCTGCGCCCCGACGCCCCTGCCGGCGAAGAACAGGAGCACGTCCCCATCATCGACCTCGGCCGGCTCCTCGGTCCGGACGACCTCGCCGGCGGGCGGGACGAGGAGGCCGCCAGGCTGCGCTCGGCCTGCGAGGACTGGGGGTTCTTCCAGGTGGTGAATCACGGGATACCCGAGGAGACCCTGGAGGAGATGAAGAGGAACGTCATGGGATTCTTCGCGCTCCCGCTGGCGGAGAAGGCGGCCTTTGCGCAGCGGCCCGGAGAGATCGAGGGGTACGGCCAGGCGTTCGTCGTCTCGGAGGAGCAGACGCTCGACTGGGCGGACATGTTCTTCCTCCTCACGCAGCCGCCCAGCTACCGCGATCTCCGCCTCTGGCCGTCCAACCCTTCCACATTCAA GAATTGCTTGGAGAACTACTCTGCAGAGGTGCAAAGGGTTGCAGGCGAGCTGCTGGGAGCCATGGCGGAGAACCTGGGCGTGAGAGACCACTCGGACATGACGAGGCTCGCGGCGTCGCAGTCAGTGAGGATGAACTACTACCCGCCTTGCCCGGAGGCGCATGTGGACAGCGTGCTGGGCCTGTCGCCGCACTCGGACGCCGTCGGGCTGACGCTGCTGCTGCAGGTCAGCAAGGTCCCCGGGCTGCAGATCAGGCGGAAAGGCGGCTGGGTCCCGGTCACACCGCTCCCCGGCGCCCTCGTCGTCAACGTCGGCGACGTGATTGAGGTGTTCACCAACGGGAAGTACAGGAGCGTGGAGCACAGGGCGGTGGTTAACGCACGCCACGAGCGGATGTCCATCGCGACGTTCCACAGCGGGAAGTTCGGCACCATGTACGGGCCGCTGGAGGAGGCCGTCGGAGACGAGGAGCCGCGGTACAGGAGTATCAGCGTCGAGGAGTATGTGAAGCTCGTGGTCTCCAGCAAGCTCGACGGCAAGAACATCATGGACGCCATGAAGATCGATTGA